A single genomic interval of Osmerus eperlanus chromosome 14, fOsmEpe2.1, whole genome shotgun sequence harbors:
- the sec16a gene encoding protein transport protein Sec16A isoform X2 gives MQPPPRTGLPGASGHPPPGAGPNAFRRNRPHKHTAGATVAAAMMGPPPAAQPMTDPFAFGRQAPPPMAVGGHPVPPNSNHPPMQAPPPGMFSQAGAGPGMPSQPLEGGAQALPPPSSTPGVSLFTPHSTMSPVPFPGQLPYHPPPGPEQGYFNSRDPTPSVTPGPPPLAPAPLPGQAPYIQGYHQGNPSPQPMPFQPVPPSSNQWVPDQVNRPPSVQNYFQPTSDPPPQPFSNPPQTQMPPHTHSPHHAPPTPPHPQSYPHPNPQAQPPPQHPDRSSSSQWPDPAGPANPLQQHNSHFQAQSYFSQNSGPQDFWFNQPPPESAYHQMGAGAGPGSGLGLTRPDSAGSHHGAPPGPALHTQDSGTISMFFKGNDVENEETLAGEGQAVNGIQGLPGGHQQQQHPPPHPAPGPEVPLGYRGPPPHADPSVPYMNDGNYAAPMNPHAHQPTEAQFDHVENLECVPNQEVLPSEPLSIPAAQGGDRPNLETPDSVARPMRSASVSSSYSNVSHGSGTGPGPRRHQGMVGTFIQQESPRPSDDALSSAAAGGYFEQIDTSPAGDLAGSHHQSPQERMYHSQTPTPSPPKPTGIFQASANSSFEPVRSHSVGVRPAEVDRARMVAEKGTDAVPGNLEQPPDNLENVYGAGAVLGPGPGPGAGPGAGLPLLTHPLGLPHSRPSSRAHVAQRPCESPATTLWAQHDPASLGANILLAPAAPPVLTPLREPSSEVIQPPEDGPLDLQPPQRASENMENPPKVSEGLLPEAPAHMGYASLLVEDSLHQPILIAPPAFNYSVIAPQATNLSSPRETTPPVRPPSQPPVANPPPIGPLPLTSNPNPLFALPPMSFGSAPIGQNPLNLAKDSRDGVKQENTPPLPQYRPPLSRGQSVSGDSHASLPVNSHAPPPATTVAASTNHNQPSNFELLDFSMHQSQIPNQATGPPPTPQGPPLASNAPGFYLQVTKDAQQGVRSERSAPPALAPEPVPSPAAPSIQQPVQEPLKVPEPQPAPQGQGDAALALTPGAPPPLQRQHPPPAQGPPVGNGPPTTAAYPPGPPGQVPPVIPQQQPGPPQPGTQPAPTDPPRPPSSLGSQHGYGPLPPVPGQVYGGYYGGTYPEYPDGRAPYPPGQYPPPPVDPRAQQYYPDDPYRRADPRYPRYEGPNPAYRDPGYQYREPQVERPSSRTSQYSDRPSSRQGYPEDYQRANRSAYEDYYAEYYKKQYEYGDRSRWEGYNAAGAYDPRYHGYYDQSYWYNYDPEAYRARDPYYQQTQPQLQPQPPLQPQQQLQPQPPLQPPQQPPYPARREGYDDPWRYYPGYDSSFDDDYRRQRDAYGEEFDRRSLHSEQSAHSVHSSHSHHSRRSSFSSRSQQSQVYRSQPDLVAAAYDATSSTLAVDYSYAQYPDQADATQNYGQYPYPGDYAADGTWTATEQPPPRPVTPEKYSVPHRCARFGPGGQLIQVLPNLPSAGQPALVEIHNMETMLQDTPDQAELRTFPGPLVREETHKVDVIKFAHNKAMECSRSNDLVDKDSACLLWDFIVLLCRQNGTVVGTDIADLLLKEHRSVWLPGKSPNEANLIDFNNEPLARAEEEPGAGPLSLLSDTFMTVPENIGKETERFRELLLFGRKKDALEAAMKVGLWGHALLLASKMDNRTHARVMTRFANSLPINDPLQTVYQLMSGRMPASATCCGDEKWGDWRPHLAMVLSNLTHTLDLDTRTITTMGDTLASKGLFDAAHFCYLMAQVGLGVFTKKSTKMVLVGSNHSLSFYQFATNEAIQRTESYEYAQSLGSQPVSLPNFQVFKLVYACRLAEAGLCAQAFHYCEVISRSVLMQPSYHSLVFISQLIQMSERLRFFDPQLKERPEQELFNEPDWLIHLRQLDGQIRTGVIAYNADRATPQPYDCSTPSSELDQASPSEPYAPPLEMDGPAPNNPLMSSLLPGPPPQGVQLMPPAPPNILQDGMISQPQSSGEGIQLYPAAPSLPGPTGPIPIPGYPPQAHGFAAPYQHQPSPQQHLPPQQHLPPQQHLPPQQHLPPQQHLPPQQHLPPQQHLPPQQHMLPDQPEMYPGQQMGPPQMGQPPPTQMQHPPPQQQPQIPPPHMYPGELSMPPPQDLQQPCPMPASPVRNNFTPQMDFYDQMAHMGPGRRSRTTSQSSMHMGPPGRRSRTVSESSTHSGGRERSNSAVKQSSPPPPSIPEQPRKVEPKKPKKDSPKKGGGGGGGGGWLNWLYRKGKNEAHLPDDKNKSIVWDEDKQKWVNNEEPEEESKPPPPPPSGFPKMAPMAGPPGGPGALPGGGPPVNMFSRRAGTKSRYVDVMNPGGRSGPKPGGSIPAPADLFAPLAPMPMPANLFVPGAASEEQQPMEGSVPEMGSSQEQGAPNPSAVPQMFNPTLLPPGPEGPPMLEGTRSGELSRSSSMSSLSREAPPAQGAPPSGGVTFYNPAQFAQASAPSGAGRQRLGRLGGQREYPTLK, from the exons ATGCAACCCCCACCTCGGACAGGCCTCCCCGGGGCCTCTGGCCACCCTCCCCCAGGGGCCGGCCCCAATGCCTTTAGGAGAAACCGGCCCCACAAGCATACAGCAGGAGCCACAGTAGCAGCCGCCATGATGGGCCCCCCACCCGCTGCTCAGCCAATGACAGACCCCTTTGCTTTCGGCAGACAAGCCCCTCCACCAATGGCTGTGGGAGGCCACCCCGTGCCTCCCAATAGCAATCACCCGCCTATGcaagctcctccccctgggaTGTTCTCCCAGGCTGGTGCAGGACCAGGGATGCCATCTCAacctctggaggggggggcccAGGCCCTGCCTCCGCCCTCTTCCACCCCAGGTGTGAGTCTCTTCACTCCCCACAGTACAATGTCCCCTGTCCCTTTCCCAGGACAGCTCCCATACCATCCACCTCCTGGGCCGGAGCAGGGCTATTTCAATTCTAGGGATCCAACGCCCTCTGTGACCCCCGGACCTCCTCCCTTAGCCCCGGCCCCCCTGCCCGGCCAGGCACCCTACATCCAGGGCTACCACCAAGGCAACCCTTCCCCTCAACCAATGCCCTTCCAGCCTGTGCCTCCCTCCTCAAACCAATGGGTTCCTGACCAGGTAAACCGCCCCCCCTCCGTTCAGAACTATTTCCAGCCCACTAGTGACCCTCCACCTCAGCCGTTCAGTAACCCTCCCCAGACTCAgatgcctccacacacacactcgccccaCCACGCTCCtcctacacccccccacccccagtcctacccccaccccaacccccaagCTCAGCCTCCTCCGCAGCACCCAGACAGGTCCTCCAGCTCCCAGTGGCCTGACCCAGCCGGGCCTGCTAACCCTCTCCAGCAACACAACTCCCATTTTCAGGCTCAGAGCTACTTCAGCCAGAACTCCGGCCCCCAGGACTTCTGGTTCAACCAGCCCCCTCCGGAGTCAGCGTATCACCAGATGGGAGCTGGagctggtcctggttctggtcttGGCTTAACCAGGCCCGACTCGGCCGGATCCCACCATGGAGCCCCCCCCGGCCCGGCCCTCCACACCCAGGACTCTGGCACCATCTCCATGTTCTTCAAAGGCAATGACGTGGAGAATGAGGAGACCCTGGCTGGAGAAGGACAGGCTGTGAACGGCATTCAGGGTCTTCCCGGAGGtcaccaacaacaacagcacccaccccctcaccctgctccaggTCCGGAGGTCCCCCTGGGCTACCGTGGACCTCCACCGCATGCCGACCCCTCAGTGCCCTACATGAACGACGGCAACTACGCGGCACCGATGAATCCCCACGCCCACCAGCCCACGGAGGCCCAGTTTGACCATGTGGAGAACCTGGAATGTGTCCCCAACCAGGAGGTCCTGCCCAGTGAGCCCCTGAGCATCCCAGCCGCCCAGGGAGGAGACCGCCCTAACCTGGAGACCCCTGACTCTGTAGCCCGGCCCATGAGGTCCGCCAGTGTGTCTTCCAGCTACAGCAACGTAAGCCACGGGAGTGGAACCGGCCCTGGTCCACGCCGACACCAAGGGATGGTGGGCACCTTTATCCAACAGGAAAGCCCTCGGCCCTCTGACGATGCCCTTTCGTCTGCAGCCGCTGGCGGGTACTTTGAGCAGATCGATACCTCGCCTGCTGGAGACTTGGCAGGGTCTCACCACCAGAGCCCCCAGGAGAGGATGTATCACAGCCAGActcccacccccagcccacccAAGCCCACAGGCATCTTCCAGGCCAGTGCTAACAGCTCCTTTGAGCCTGTGAGGTCCCACAGCGTAGGGGTGCGGCCCGCTGAGGTAGACCGGGCGAGGATGGTGGCGGAGAAGGGGACGGATGCAGTACCTGGCAATCTGGAACAGCCACCCGACAACCTGGAGAATGTTTACGGAGCTGGAGCAGTgcttggtcctggtcctggccctggtgCTGGACCAGGGGCTGGGCTTCCCCTTCTCACACACCCCCTGGGTCTCCCCCACTCGCGGCCCTCGTCCCGGGCCCACGTGGCCCAGCGGCCCTGTGAGAGCCCAGCCACCACTCTCTGGGCCCAGCACGACCCCGCCAGCCTGGGGGCCAACATCCTCCTCGCCCCAGCTGCTCCACCAGTGCTCACCCCTCTCAGGGAGCCCAGCTCTGAGGTCATTCAGCCCCCGGAGGATGGCCCCCTGGACCTTCAGCCTCCACAGCGCGCCTCTGAGAACATGGAGAATCCCCCCAAGGTGAGTGAGGGGCTGCTGCCGGAGGCCCCGGCCCACATGGGCTACGCCTCCCTCCTGGTGGAAgactccctccaccagcccatTCTGATCGCCCCGCCGGCATTCAATTACAGTGTCATTGCACCTCAAGCAACCAATCTGAGCAGCCCCAGGGAGACCACGCCTCCTGTGAGACCGCCCTCGCAGCCACCCGTGGCCAATCCTCCGCCAATTGGTCCCCTTCCCTTGACGTCCAATCCTAACCCGCTTTTTGCTCTTCCACCAATGAGCTTCGGTTCTGCCCCTATAGGACAAAACCCCCTCAATCTGGCTAAAGACAGCAGGGATGGGGTTAAACAAGAGAACACCCCCCCATTGCCTCAAtaccgcccccctctctccaggggcCAATCAGTGAGTGGGGACAGCCACGCTTCTCTTCCTGTTAATtcacatgctcctcctcctgccacaACCGTTGCCGCCTCCACCAATCATAATCAACCGTCAAATTTTGAGCTGCTTGATTTCTCTATGCACCAATCGCAGATCCCGAACCAAGCCACaggccctcctcccaccccacagGGCCCGCCCTTGGCCAGTAACGCCCCAGGGTTTTACCTGCAGGTGACCAAAGACGCCCAGCAGGGGGTGCGAAGTGAGCGGAGTGCCCCTCCAGCACTTGCCCCCGAACCTGTTCCGTCCCCAGCGGCCCCAAGCATCCAGCAGCCGGTCCAGGAGCCCCTTAAGGTCCCTGAACCCCAGCCAGCTCCCCAGGGCCAGGGAGATGCCGCTTTAGCCCTGACCCCTGGAGCTCCACCACCCCTACAGAGGCAGCACCCACCCCCAGCACAGGGGCCTCCCGTGGGGAATGGACCTCCAACCACTGCTGCTTACCCGCCTGGACCTCCGGGACAGGTGCCTCCAGTCATCCCCCAGCAACAACCAGGGCCTCCACAGCCAGGCACCCAGCCGGCACCCACCGATCCCCCGCGACCGCCATCCTCCCTGGGGAGCCAGCACGGCTACggccccctgcctccagtccCCGGGCAGGTGTATGGAGGGTACTATGGGGGGACCTATCCAGAGTATCCAGATGGTAGAGCCCCCTATCCCCCAGGGCAGTACCCACCCCCACCTGTGGACCCCAGAGCACAGCAGTATTACCCG GACGACCCTTACAGGCGAGCGGACCCTCGCTACCCCAGGTATGAGGGACCCAACCCAGCCTACCGAGACCCAGGGTACCAGTACCGCGAGCCCCAGGTGGAGCGGCCCAGCTCCAGGACCAGCCAGTACTCAGACAGACCCTCCTCCCG GCAAGGTTACCCTGAGGACTATCAGAGAGCAAACCGAAGTGCCTACGAGGATTACTATGCAGAGTACTACAAGAAACAGTACGAGTATGGAG ATCGCAGCAGGTGGGAAGGCTACAACGCAGCTGGAGCGTATGACCCCCGTTACCACGGTTACTACGACCAGTCGTACTGGTACAACTACGACCCAGAGGCCTACAGGGCCAGAGACCCCTACTACCAACAGACTCAGCCGCAGCTGCAGCCGCAGCCGCCGCTGCAGCCGCAGCAACAACTGCAGCCGCAGCCGCCGCTGCAGCCACCGCAGCAGCCGCCGTACCCTGCCAG gagagagggctACGACGACCCGTGGCGCTACTACCCCGGGTACGACTCCAGCTTCGACGACGATTACCGCCGCCAGCGGGACGCTTACGGCGAGGAGTTCGACCGGCGCAGTTTGCACAGCGAGCAGTCGGCCCACAGCGTCCACAGCTCTCACAGCCACCACAGCCGACGCAGCAGCTTCAGCTCCAGATCCcaacag agCCAGGTGTACCGTAGCCAGCCAGACCTGGTGGCTGCAGCCTACGacgccacctcctccaccctggctGTGGACTACTCCTACGCCCAGTACCCGGACCAGGCCGACGCCACCCAGAATTACGGGCAGTACCCCTACCCGGGCGACTACGCCGCAGACGGCACCTGGACCGCCACGGAGCAGC ctCCCCCTCGCCCCGTGACTCCAGAGAAGTACTCCGTACCCCATCGCTGCGCCCGCTTTGGCCCCGGGGGTCAGCTGATCCAGGTCCTGCCCAACCTCCCCTCTGCCGGCCAACCAGCGCTGGTGGAGATCCACAACATGGAG acCATGCTGCAGGACACCCCAGACCAGGCTGAGCTGCGCACCTtccctggtcctctggtcag ggAGGAGACCCACAAGGTGGACGTCATCAAGTTCGCCCACAACAAGGCAATGGAGTGTTCCCGTAGCAACGACCTGGTGGACAAGGACTCGGCCTGCCTGCTGTGGGACTTCATAGTGCTGCTCTGCCGGCAgaacggg ACCGTGGTGGGCACAGACATCGCTGACCTGCTGCTGAAGGAGCACCGCTCCGTCTGGTTGCCGGGGAAGTCTCCCAACGAGGCCAACCTGATCGACTTCAACAACGAGCCCCTGGCGCGCGCCGAGGAGGAGCCGGGGGCGGGGCCTCTGTCGCTGCTGTCGGACACCTTCATGACCGTCCCGGAGAACATTGGCAAGGAGACGGAGCGCTTCAGGGAGCTGCTGCTGTTCGGACGCAAGAAG GATGCCCTGGAGGCAGCTATGAAGGTGGGCCTGTGGGGCCACGCCCTGCTGTTAGCCAGTAAGATGGACAACAGGACCCACGCCCGCGTCATGACCAG GTTTGCCAACAGCCTTCCGATCAACGACCCTCTCCAGACCGTCTACCAGCTCATGTCTGGCAGGATGCCCGCCTCTGCCACG TGTTGTGGGGATGAGAAGTGGGGTGACTGGCGCCCTCATCTGGCCATGGTGCTGTCTAACCTCACGCACACCCTGGACCTGGACACacgcaccatcaccaccatggGAGACACTctgg CCTCCAAGGGTCTGTTTGATGCGGCTCACTTCTGCTACCTGATGGCCCAGGTGGGGCTGGGCGTGTTCACCAAGAAGAGCACCAAGATGGTCCTGGTCGGATCCAACCACAG cctgtccTTCTACCAGTTTGCCACCAACGAGGCCATCCAGAGGACGGAGTCCTACGAGTACGCCCAGTCTCTGGGCTCCCAGCCCGTCTCTCTGCCAAACTTCCAG gtGTTCAAGCTGGTGTATGCGTGTCGGCTGGCGGAGGCCGGGCTGTGTGCTCAGGCCTTCCACTACTGTGAGGTCATCTCCAGGAGCGTGCTCATGCAGCCCTCCTACCACTCCCTAGTGTTCATCAGCCAGCTCATAcag ATGTCTGAGAGGCTGCGGTTCTTCGACCCCCAGCTGAAGGAGAGACCTGAGCAGGAGCTCTTCAACGAGCCAGACTGGCTCATTCACCTCCGCCAGCTGGATGGACAGatcagg ACGGGGGTGATAGCCTACAACGCAGACAGGGCCACTCCTCAGCCGTATGACTGCAGCACCCCCAGCTCTGAGTTGGACCAGGCCAGCCCTTCAGAGCCGTATGCCCCACCCCTAGAGATGGATGGCCCCGCCCCCAACAACCCTCTGATGTCATCGCTCCTGCCCGGGCCGCCTCCCCAAGGTGTGCAGCTGATGCCTCCAG CTCCCCCTAACATCCTCCAGGATGGCATGAtctcccagcctcagtcctccgGCGAGGGGATCCAGCTGTACCcggctgccccctccctccctggcccaACGGGTCCGATCCCCATCCCGGGCTACCCTCCACAGGCTCACGGCTTCGCAGCCCCCTACCAGCACCAACCGtccccccagcagcacctgcccccccagcagcacctgcccccccagcagcacctgcccccccagcagcacctgcccccccagcagcacctgcccccccagcagcaccttcccccccagcagcaccttcccccccagcagcacatgCTCCCCGACCAACCAGAGATGTACCCCGGACAGCAGATGGGACCCCCCCAGATGGGTCAGCCCCCGCCCACCCAGATGCAGCACCCCCCTCCACAGCAGCAGCCCCagatcccccctcctcacatgtACCCTGGAGAGCtgtccatgccccccccccaggacctgCAGCAGCCCTGCCCCATGCCGGCCTCCCCCGTCAGGAACAACTTCACCCCTCAGATGGACTTCTACGACCAGATGGCTCACATG ggcccAGGGAGGAGGTCCAGGACGACTTCCCAGTCCTCAATGCACATG ggcccccccggACGGCGTTCTCGCACCGTCTCCGAGTCCTCCACTCACTCGGGGGGCCGAGAGAGGAGCAATTCAGCCGTCAAGCAgtcgtccccccctcctccctccatcccggaGCAGCCCCGCAAGGTGGAACCCAAGAAGCCCAAGAAGGACTCTCCCAAAAAG ggaggaggaggtggtggtggtggtggctggCTCAACTGGCTCTATAGGAAAGGGAAGAATGAGGCCCACCTGCCGGATGACAAGAACAAGTCT aTCGTTTGGGACGAGGACAAGCAGAAGTGGGTGAACAATGAGGagcctgaggaggag AGCaagcccccacctccccctccttctggcttccccaagaTGGCGCCCATGGCCGGGCCTCCTGGAGGACCCGGGGCGCTCCCCGGTGGAGGTCCACCTGTCAACATGTTCTCCAGGAgagcag gcACTAAGAGCCGCTACGTGGACGTGATGAACCCGGGAGGCAGATCCGGCCCCAAGCCCGGAGGCTCCATTCCTGCCCCGGCCGACCTCTTTGCCCCCCTGGCGCCCATGCCCATGCCAGCCAACCTGTTTGTGCCTGGAGCAG cttcagAGGAGCAGCAGCCGATGGAGGGCAGTGTCCCAGAGATGGGGTCGAGTCAGGAGCAGGGAGCTCCCAACCCCAGTGCTGTCCCTCAg ATGTTCAACCCCACACTGTTGCCCCCGGGTCCAGAGGGGCCGCCCATGCTTGAAGGAACACGGTCAGGGGAG CTCTCACGCTCTAGCTCAATGAGTTCTTTATCACGAGAA GCACCCCCTGCCCAAGGAGCTCCTCCCTCTGGAGGCGTGACCTTCTATAACCCCGCCCAGTTTGCACAG gcGAGCGCTCCGTCgggagcagggagacagaggttGGGTCGGctgggaggccagagagagtACCCAACACTTAAGTAG